AAATGCAAATAACCATTCTCGTCAATCCGGTTAACAACAAGCGCAATCTCATCACAATGGCCTGCAAGCAAAATTTTAAAAGGTGCATCTGGATTTAATACACCAATAGCATTTCCAGCGTTATCAGTAAGTATTTCATCGGCAAAATCCTTCACATAGTTTATCCATTTCTTCTGAATCTCCATTTCCATACTTGATGGAGATGGTGTGTTTAATAATTCCATTAAAAATTGCTGATTTATTTGTGTCATCCTTACTTCCTCCTCAGGCTATTCATCCAATTAATTTCCATGATAGCAAAATTTTAACTAAAGAGCACATTTGTTTACGTAACTCCATTTTAGCCTTACAATTTAACTCAATACGTATTCGTTAAAAAAGTTTCAAGCGGTGGATAAAAAGTACTGAGGCCGGCTAATTGTGCAGAATCCCAGTATTGCAATAACTCGCCATTTGAAAGCCGACACAAACATGCCCTGTGGGTCGAAGGTAGTGTTGCTACCCTTATCAGAATAGCATTTGACATTTAGGTAGTCAGTCAGAGGTTCTGTAGTTTATGCGTCATTTTTATTTGACTTTTTGAACAACATTTATAAGGAGTGATTTCGAATGCATCTAAATCAATGGTTTGAAAAAGGTATGAATCCAGACGCTTATATTGAATCAATGGAAAAAAACAAAGAAGATTTGCTGCATATTTATGACCATTTTTCCTTACCTGCTGATGACGCATTTTTTAATAAAATTCATGAAAAAAACCTGCGCGTCATTGTTTTGACAGAGGATTGGTGTGGTGACGCCATGCTGAATATCCCGATTTTATTAAAGCTATCCGAAGCTGCAAACATGCAGGTTCAGATGCTCTTGCGTGATCAAAATTTAGAATTAATGGATCAATATTTAACAAACGGCAAAGCACGCTCTATTCCTATTTTTATATTTATGAATGAAAATGGAGAAGAAATCGCAAAATGGGGCCCGCGTGCCGAAGAGCTCCAACAATTTGTCGACCATTCTCGAGCTTCTCTGCCACCGCAGGATGCAGAAGATTACGATGAAAAGGCTAAGGAAATGTATCTGTTTATATCAAAGTCATACCGTGATAATCATGACTTTTGGATTGCCGTGTATAACAGTTTAAAGAAAGCCTTAAAAAACACATAGACTCTAATGGGGCGAGTACAGACGAAGTATAAATATCGTCTGTACTTGTTTTTTACCTATGTTGAATAACACTACCCTCTTAGCTCATACTAAACTGTAAATCCATTTCGCTTTTAGGTGATGCTATGAGTATTCGCTTTATTAAATATATATATTTTCGTTTACCGACTGCTGTTAAGCTGCTGATTACTGTTTTTTTACTAATGACTTTCTTCGGAACTGTGATTCATTTATTTGAACCATCACAATTCCCCACAATATTTGATGGCATTTGGTGGGCTTTTGTTACAGGCGCAACAGTCGGCTACGGTGATTATATCCCCCTAACCCCAGCCGGTAGAATCATTGCCATACTATTGATTCTGACTGGTGGCGGTTTGATCGCCTTTTATATTACTTCTTTATCTAGTGCAACGGTCAAACATGAGCAGGATCTTGAAAGTGGAAGACTTCCATTCAAAGGGAGCAATCACTTCATCTTTATCGGTTGGAATGAGCGCACCAAACAATTAATTCATATCGCCTCTAAAAACTACCCAGCAACACGAATCGTTCTCATTGACCGAACACTGCGCCAGCTAACCTTCCAGGAATATCCTGTCCATTTTATTCATGGAGATGCAAGCGAAGACGCAATATTAGAGAAGGCTAATATTAAATATGCTGCCTGCGTTCTAATTACTTCAGAATTAAATAAAAGCGAACGACAAGCAGACAATTATACGATCCTGTCAACAATTGCAATCCGTGGCAATAATAATCAGATACCAATCGTTGCCGAAATTTTGTCCAAGATACAAATTGAAAATGCTTTACGAGCTGGTGCAACAACTATTATCCGCTCAAATGAGTTTATGAGTGGTTTGTTTTTTCATGAGTTAAGCCATGCAAAAACCGCTACTCCTTTTGAGGATATCATACAGCTGTTGACACAACAGCAATTTGCTCATTTACAGCTGCCTAGTGAATTGGATGGAAAATCTTTCTTGCATGTTTCCAATCAGCTATTACAGCAAGGTTATTTGACACTTGGATATATTCGAGATGAAAAATATTATATACATCCTAACGCAAACCACACTTTACTGGGAAATGACATATTAATCTCTATCACATGCTGGTAACAGCTTCTATCATTTTTTAAGTATTTTTTTGCTAGAATTAATAATTTGTGCTATAATCGTATATTGTGTAAAAAGAAACGAATTTATATATAGGAGTTGTTCAGCATGACAAGCAAATTTGAAGCTGGTCAAATTATAGACGGAAAAGTTACAGGTATACAGCCATATGGAGCATTTGTTGCTTTAGATGAAGAGAATCAAGGGTTAGTCCACATTTCAGAAATCACACATGGTTATGTAAAAGATATCAATGAGCATTTAACTGTTGGTGATGATGTAAAAGTTAAAGTAATGAACGTGGACGAAGCGAATAACAAAGTATCCCTTTCTATCCGTGCTACAGAAGAAGCACCTAAAAAGCAGCCTGCGAAAGAGAAAAAAGCACAACCTACTTTCCAACAAGACAATGATTCAGCAGGATTCAACACACTTAAAGAAAAGCTTCAAGAGTGGATTGATCAATCAGCAAAGAAATAAAAAACTTTTAGCATACACAGCAAAGTCCTATACTTTCGTTGTGTATGTTTTTTTATAGTCATATTCAGGTTGCATCATTCTTGCTTTCACCATGCTAATCAATTAAAGTTAAGATATGCAGAAGATTGCAATTAAAGGAGGATGACGATGTCACACGTTTCATTTACCTATGATAAAGCTCTTAAATTTTTCGACCAACACGAAGTTGATTACTTAAGCCCATTTGTAGAATCAGCACATCATATGCTGCACGAAAAAACTGGCCCGGGTAACGATTTTCTTGGCTGGGTTGATTTACCGGAAAACTATGATAAGGAAGAATATGCGCGTATAAAGAAAAGCGCAGAAAAAATCAAAAATGATTCTGACGTATTACTTGTAATTGGTATTGGCGGGTCATACCTTGGTGCTCGCGCAGCATTAGAGATGCTCAACCATTCCTTTCAAAACCTGCTTACAAAAGAGGATCGTAAAGCACCGCAAATTATCTTTGTTGGCCATCATTTAAGCTCCACTTATATGAGTGAGCTATTAGAGCTGCTAAAAGATAAAGATTTTTCGATTAACGTTATTTCTAAAAGTGGGACAACAACAGAACCAGCTGTTGCCTTCCGTATTTTCAAAAAATACTTAGAAGAAAAATATGGTGCTGAAGAAGCAAAAGCACGTATTTATGCTACTACAGATCGAGCAAAAGGTGCTTTAAAAACGTCTGCAGATCAAGCTGGTTATGAAACATTTGTAATTCCAGATGATGTCGGTGGCCGTTATTCAGTGCTTACAGCTGTAGGATTACTGCCAATTGCGGTAAGCGGCATTTCTATCGATGACATGATGCAAGGCGCGAAAGATGCAATGCACGACTTAGCTGAGCCAACACTAGCTAACAATCCTGCTTATCAAT
This region of Oceanobacillus sp. FSL K6-2867 genomic DNA includes:
- a CDS encoding thioredoxin family protein, with protein sequence MHLNQWFEKGMNPDAYIESMEKNKEDLLHIYDHFSLPADDAFFNKIHEKNLRVIVLTEDWCGDAMLNIPILLKLSEAANMQVQMLLRDQNLELMDQYLTNGKARSIPIFIFMNENGEEIAKWGPRAEELQQFVDHSRASLPPQDAEDYDEKAKEMYLFISKSYRDNHDFWIAVYNSLKKALKNT
- a CDS encoding potassium channel family protein, whose amino-acid sequence is MSIRFIKYIYFRLPTAVKLLITVFLLMTFFGTVIHLFEPSQFPTIFDGIWWAFVTGATVGYGDYIPLTPAGRIIAILLILTGGGLIAFYITSLSSATVKHEQDLESGRLPFKGSNHFIFIGWNERTKQLIHIASKNYPATRIVLIDRTLRQLTFQEYPVHFIHGDASEDAILEKANIKYAACVLITSELNKSERQADNYTILSTIAIRGNNNQIPIVAEILSKIQIENALRAGATTIIRSNEFMSGLFFHELSHAKTATPFEDIIQLLTQQQFAHLQLPSELDGKSFLHVSNQLLQQGYLTLGYIRDEKYYIHPNANHTLLGNDILISITCW
- the yugI gene encoding S1 domain-containing post-transcriptional regulator GSP13; protein product: MTSKFEAGQIIDGKVTGIQPYGAFVALDEENQGLVHISEITHGYVKDINEHLTVGDDVKVKVMNVDEANNKVSLSIRATEEAPKKQPAKEKKAQPTFQQDNDSAGFNTLKEKLQEWIDQSAKK
- a CDS encoding glucose-6-phosphate isomerase, whose product is MSHVSFTYDKALKFFDQHEVDYLSPFVESAHHMLHEKTGPGNDFLGWVDLPENYDKEEYARIKKSAEKIKNDSDVLLVIGIGGSYLGARAALEMLNHSFQNLLTKEDRKAPQIIFVGHHLSSTYMSELLELLKDKDFSINVISKSGTTTEPAVAFRIFKKYLEEKYGAEEAKARIYATTDRAKGALKTSADQAGYETFVIPDDVGGRYSVLTAVGLLPIAVSGISIDDMMQGAKDAMHDLAEPTLANNPAYQYAAVRNVLYNKGKVTELLINYEPSLQYFSEWWKQLFGESEGKDQKGIYPSSANFTTDLHSLGQYIQEGRRNIFETVLHVNASKKELTLEAEENDSDGLNYLAGKTIHEINDKAFQGTMLAHTDGDVPNLIVELPALDAYTFGYMVYFFEKACAISGYLLGVNPFDQPGVEAYKKNMFALLGKPGFEEEKEALEKRL